The following proteins come from a genomic window of Microbacterium lemovicicum:
- the dnaE gene encoding DNA polymerase III subunit alpha: MLDGAARIQPMVAEAVRLEMPAIAVTDHGNTFAAFEFYRAATAAGIKPIIGIEAYVTPGTHRSDKARVRWGTPEQSGDDVSGSGAYTHMTLLSETTEGMHNLFRLSSRASMEGYYFKPRMDRELLQNYSSGLIATTGCPSGEVQTRLRLGQYDAARAAAAEFQDIFGKDNYFAEIMDHGLSIERRVMGDLLRISKDLGIPLVGTNDLHYTHQHDATSHAALLCVQSGSTLDDPKRFKFDGDGYYVKSAAEMRQVFRDHPEACDNTLLIAERCEVEFNTSANYMPRFPVPAGETEESWFIREVEKGLEFRYPDGIPAEVRRQAEYESGVIAQMGFPGYFLVVADFINWAKDNGIRVGPGRGSGAGSMAAYAMRITDLDPLQHGLIFERFLNPDRVSMPDFDVDFDDRRRGEVIQYVTEKYGDERVAQIVTYGTIKAKQALKDAGRVLGFPFSMGEKLTKAMPPAVMGKDMPLEGMFDKDHPRFKEASEFRALIETDPEAKTVFDTAVGLENLKRQWGVHAAGVIMSSEPLIDIIPIMRREQDGQIVTQFDYPSCESLGLIKMDFLGLRNLTIINDALDNISANRGHPLVLEELPLDDRGAYDLLTRGDSLGVFQLDGGPLRSLMRLMRPDNFEDISALIALYRPGPMGANSHINYALRKTGQQDITPIHPELGEALSDILDTTYGLIIYQEQVMAIAQRVAGFSLGQADIMRRAMGKKKKSELDKQYAGFEGGMKANGYSEAAIKTLWDILVPFSDYAFNKAHSAAYGLISYWTAYLKAHYPAEYMAALLTSVGDAKDKLAVYLNECRRMGIRVLPPDVGESIRYFAAVGEDIRFGLGAVRNVGANVVDGIVEARQKTTFTSFHDYLAKVPAPAANKRTVESLIKAGAFDSFGATRRALLEIHEDAAEAAVDTKRKEATGAIGFDFDSLYDDIQEIAPAKVPDRPEWTKKDKLAFEREMLGLYVSDHPLAGLEVPLAKHASTSIHDLLASDDVSDGDQVTVAGLVTSVQHRVAKQSGNPYGMITVEDFDGEVTVMFMGKTYTEFAGSLQADSILVVRGRVSRRDDGLNLHAVSAFSPDLGAMDASGPLVLVMPEQRATESVVGELAEVLARHRGDTEVTLRLFKGSTAKVFEVPMPVRVTADLYGELKGLLGPQCLG; encoded by the coding sequence ATGCTCGACGGGGCGGCGCGCATCCAGCCCATGGTCGCGGAGGCGGTGCGGCTCGAGATGCCGGCCATCGCCGTGACCGACCACGGCAACACGTTCGCGGCCTTCGAGTTCTACCGCGCGGCCACCGCCGCCGGCATCAAGCCGATCATCGGCATCGAGGCCTACGTCACGCCCGGAACGCACCGGTCCGACAAGGCGCGCGTCCGCTGGGGCACGCCCGAGCAGTCCGGCGACGACGTGTCGGGCTCCGGCGCCTACACGCACATGACCCTCCTCTCCGAGACGACGGAGGGCATGCACAACCTCTTCCGGCTCTCGAGCCGGGCGAGCATGGAGGGCTACTACTTCAAGCCGCGCATGGACCGCGAGCTGCTGCAGAACTACTCGAGCGGCCTGATCGCCACGACCGGCTGCCCGTCCGGCGAGGTGCAGACCCGCCTGCGGCTGGGGCAGTACGACGCCGCACGGGCCGCGGCCGCGGAGTTCCAGGACATCTTCGGCAAGGACAACTACTTCGCCGAGATCATGGACCACGGGCTGAGCATCGAGCGTCGCGTGATGGGCGATCTGCTGCGCATCTCGAAGGACCTCGGCATCCCGCTCGTCGGCACGAACGACCTGCACTACACGCACCAGCACGACGCGACCAGCCACGCGGCCCTGCTGTGCGTGCAGTCGGGGTCGACCCTCGACGACCCGAAGCGCTTCAAGTTCGACGGCGACGGCTACTACGTGAAGTCGGCGGCGGAGATGCGCCAGGTCTTCCGCGACCACCCCGAGGCCTGCGACAACACGCTGCTCATCGCCGAGCGGTGCGAGGTCGAGTTCAACACGAGCGCCAACTACATGCCGCGCTTCCCGGTGCCCGCCGGGGAGACGGAGGAGTCGTGGTTCATCAGGGAGGTCGAGAAGGGCCTCGAATTCCGCTACCCGGACGGCATCCCCGCCGAGGTCCGTCGGCAGGCGGAGTACGAATCGGGCGTCATCGCGCAGATGGGCTTCCCCGGCTACTTCCTCGTCGTCGCCGACTTCATCAACTGGGCGAAGGACAACGGCATCCGGGTCGGCCCCGGGCGAGGCTCGGGCGCCGGCTCGATGGCCGCGTACGCGATGCGCATCACCGATCTCGACCCGCTGCAGCACGGACTCATCTTCGAGCGCTTCCTCAATCCGGATCGCGTCTCCATGCCCGACTTCGACGTCGACTTCGACGACCGGCGCCGCGGCGAGGTCATCCAGTACGTCACCGAGAAGTACGGCGACGAGCGCGTCGCGCAGATCGTCACCTACGGCACGATCAAGGCGAAGCAGGCGCTCAAGGACGCCGGACGCGTGCTCGGCTTCCCGTTCAGCATGGGGGAGAAGCTCACCAAGGCGATGCCGCCCGCGGTGATGGGCAAGGACATGCCGCTGGAGGGCATGTTCGACAAGGACCACCCGCGCTTCAAGGAGGCGTCGGAGTTCCGCGCCCTCATCGAGACCGATCCTGAGGCGAAGACCGTGTTCGACACGGCCGTGGGGCTCGAGAACCTCAAGCGTCAGTGGGGCGTGCACGCCGCCGGCGTCATCATGTCCAGCGAGCCGCTGATCGACATCATCCCGATCATGCGCCGCGAGCAGGACGGTCAGATCGTCACGCAGTTCGACTACCCGTCGTGCGAGTCGCTCGGTCTGATCAAGATGGACTTCCTGGGGCTGCGCAACCTCACGATCATCAACGACGCCCTCGACAACATCTCCGCCAACCGCGGGCACCCGCTCGTGCTGGAGGAGCTGCCGCTCGACGACCGGGGCGCCTACGACCTGCTCACCCGCGGAGACTCGCTCGGGGTCTTCCAGCTCGACGGCGGTCCGCTCCGCAGCCTGATGCGCCTCATGCGGCCCGACAACTTCGAAGACATCTCGGCGCTCATCGCGCTGTATCGGCCCGGCCCCATGGGCGCGAACTCGCACATCAACTACGCGCTGCGCAAGACCGGCCAGCAGGACATCACGCCCATCCACCCCGAGCTGGGTGAGGCGCTGTCCGACATCCTCGACACCACCTACGGCCTCATCATCTACCAGGAGCAGGTGATGGCGATCGCGCAGCGCGTCGCCGGGTTCTCCCTCGGTCAGGCCGACATCATGCGTCGCGCGATGGGCAAGAAGAAGAAGTCCGAGCTCGACAAGCAGTACGCCGGGTTCGAGGGCGGAATGAAGGCCAACGGCTACTCCGAAGCGGCGATCAAGACGCTGTGGGACATCCTGGTGCCGTTCTCCGACTACGCCTTCAACAAGGCGCACTCCGCGGCCTACGGGCTGATCTCGTACTGGACGGCGTACCTCAAGGCGCACTATCCCGCCGAGTACATGGCGGCGCTCCTGACCAGCGTCGGCGATGCGAAGGACAAGCTCGCGGTCTACCTGAACGAGTGCCGGCGCATGGGCATCAGGGTGCTGCCGCCCGATGTGGGCGAGTCCATCCGCTACTTCGCCGCCGTCGGCGAAGACATCCGCTTCGGCCTCGGCGCGGTACGCAACGTCGGCGCGAACGTGGTCGACGGCATCGTCGAGGCGCGGCAGAAGACGACGTTCACGTCGTTCCACGACTACCTCGCGAAGGTGCCTGCGCCGGCGGCGAACAAGCGCACCGTCGAGTCGCTCATCAAGGCGGGTGCGTTCGACTCGTTCGGCGCGACCCGTCGCGCGCTGCTGGAGATCCATGAAGACGCCGCGGAGGCGGCGGTCGACACGAAGCGCAAGGAGGCGACCGGCGCGATCGGCTTCGACTTCGACAGCCTCTACGACGACATCCAGGAGATCGCGCCCGCGAAGGTGCCCGATCGGCCCGAGTGGACCAAGAAGGACAAGCTGGCCTTCGAGCGCGAGATGCTGGGCCTGTACGTGTCCGACCACCCGCTGGCCGGGCTCGAGGTGCCGCTCGCCAAGCACGCGTCGACCAGCATCCACGATCTCCTGGCCTCCGACGACGTCTCGGACGGCGACCAGGTGACCGTCGCGGGACTGGTGACGAGCGTGCAGCACCGGGTGGCCAAGCAGAGCGGCAACCCTTACGGCATGATCACCGTCGAGGACTTCGACGGCGAGGTGACCGTCATGTTCATGGGCAAGACCTACACGGAGTTCGCCGGGTCGCTGCAGGCGGATTCGATCCTCGTCGTGCGCGGCCGGGTCTCCCGCCGCGACGACGGCCTCAACCTGCACGCCGTGTCGGCGTTCTCGCCGGATCTGGGAGCGATGGATGCCTCGGGGCCGCTCGTGCTGGTGATGCCCGAGCAGCGCGCCACCGAGTCGGTGGTGGGCGAGCTCGCCGAGGTGCTGGCCCGTCACCGCGGCGATACGGAGGTGACCCTGCGGCTGTTCAAGGGGTCGACCGCGAAGGTGTTCGAGGTTCCGATGCCTGTGCGTGTCACAGCCGATCTCTACGGCGAGCTCAAGGGCCTGCTCGGCCCGCAGTGCCTCGGCTGA
- the hisD gene encoding histidinol dehydrogenase — translation MLRTIDLRGRDMTAAELLATVPRATAAREAAVTAAAAIVHEVAERGEDALRDQADRFDGVRDHAIRVPAAHLEQALAGLDPRVRDALDEAITRVRTASAAQVPPERTTELAPGARVVQRWQPVRRVGVYVPGGKAVYPSSVVMNVVPAQVAGVSEVALASPPQSDQGGRVHPVILAAAHLLGVTEVYAMGGAGAVGAFAYGVPALDLEPVDIVTGPGNNFVAAAKRAVAGLVGTDSEAGATEILIVADDSADARLVAADLISQAEHDEQAAAVLVTTSERLAGDVARELAERVPRTRHSARVDIALSGPQSAVILVDDVAAATAVSNAYAPEHLELHLAEPRPEDFVHAGAVFVGESSPVSLGDYLAGSNHVLPTGGQARYAAGLSASTFLRPQQVIDYDRAALAEVRERIVALADAEALPAHGEAVQARFEA, via the coding sequence ATGCTCCGCACCATCGACCTCCGCGGTCGCGACATGACCGCAGCCGAGCTCCTCGCCACCGTCCCGCGCGCCACGGCGGCCCGGGAGGCGGCCGTCACGGCGGCAGCGGCGATCGTCCACGAGGTCGCCGAGCGCGGCGAGGACGCACTCCGCGACCAGGCCGACCGCTTCGACGGCGTGCGCGACCACGCGATCCGTGTGCCAGCGGCGCATCTCGAGCAGGCCCTGGCGGGGCTCGATCCGCGGGTGCGCGACGCGCTCGACGAGGCGATCACGCGCGTGCGCACGGCATCGGCGGCGCAGGTCCCTCCCGAGCGCACCACGGAGCTCGCTCCCGGTGCCCGCGTCGTGCAGCGCTGGCAGCCGGTGCGCCGGGTCGGCGTCTATGTGCCCGGCGGCAAGGCGGTCTACCCCTCGAGCGTCGTGATGAACGTCGTCCCCGCCCAGGTCGCGGGTGTGTCGGAGGTCGCTCTCGCATCGCCCCCGCAGAGCGACCAGGGCGGCCGGGTGCACCCGGTGATCCTCGCCGCCGCCCACCTGCTCGGCGTCACCGAGGTCTACGCGATGGGCGGCGCCGGCGCCGTCGGCGCCTTCGCCTACGGAGTGCCCGCCCTCGACCTCGAGCCGGTCGACATCGTCACCGGCCCCGGCAACAACTTCGTGGCGGCCGCCAAGCGCGCCGTGGCGGGGCTCGTCGGCACCGACTCCGAGGCCGGCGCCACCGAGATCCTCATCGTGGCCGACGATTCGGCCGACGCCCGGCTGGTGGCGGCCGACCTCATCAGCCAGGCGGAGCACGACGAGCAGGCCGCCGCGGTCCTGGTCACCACGAGCGAACGTCTCGCCGGCGACGTCGCGCGGGAGCTCGCCGAGCGCGTACCGCGCACGCGGCACAGCGCGCGCGTCGACATCGCACTCTCCGGCCCGCAGTCCGCGGTGATCCTCGTCGACGACGTCGCAGCCGCGACGGCCGTGAGCAACGCCTACGCCCCCGAGCACCTCGAGCTGCACCTCGCCGAGCCTCGCCCCGAGGACTTCGTCCACGCCGGCGCCGTCTTCGTGGGGGAGTCCTCGCCGGTCAGCCTGGGCGACTACCTCGCCGGAAGCAACCACGTGCTCCCCACCGGCGGGCAGGCCCGCTACGCCGCCGGGCTCTCCGCCAGCACCTTCCTCCGCCCCCAGCAGGTCATCGACTACGACCGCGCGGCGCTGGCGGAGGTACGAGAGCGGATCGTGGCCCTCGCCGACGCGGAAGCACTGCCCGCGCACGGCGAAGCCGTCCAGGCGCGCTTCGAGGCGTAG
- the nrdR gene encoding transcriptional regulator NrdR, translated as MHCPFCRHPDSRVIDSRTSDDGLSIRRRRQCPECGGRFSTIETASLNIIKRSGVIEPFSREKVMSGVRKACQGRPVTDADLAVLAQKVEEAVRQTGASQIETNEIGLAILGPLRELDEVAYLRFASVYQAFDSLEDFESAIGQLRADHLAGGPRASRADDEAPAAETFDASPSR; from the coding sequence ATGCACTGCCCGTTCTGCCGCCATCCGGATTCCCGCGTCATCGATTCCCGTACCAGCGACGACGGGCTCAGCATCCGTCGACGTCGGCAGTGCCCCGAGTGCGGCGGCCGATTCTCGACCATCGAGACCGCGAGCCTCAACATCATCAAGCGCTCCGGCGTGATCGAGCCCTTCAGCCGTGAGAAGGTCATGTCAGGTGTCCGGAAGGCCTGCCAGGGGCGACCCGTGACCGATGCCGACCTCGCCGTGCTCGCGCAGAAGGTGGAGGAGGCCGTCCGGCAGACGGGCGCGTCGCAGATCGAGACCAACGAGATCGGCCTGGCCATCCTCGGTCCTCTCCGCGAACTCGACGAGGTCGCGTATCTCCGCTTCGCGAGCGTCTATCAGGCGTTCGATTCGCTGGAGGACTTCGAGAGCGCGATCGGTCAGCTGCGCGCCGACCACCTCGCCGGCGGACCGCGGGCCTCCCGCGCCGACGACGAGGCGCCCGCCGCCGAGACGTTCGACGCCTCCCCGTCCCGGTAA
- a CDS encoding quinone-dependent dihydroorotate dehydrogenase, which yields MYPLLFRTVLARLDPETAHHAAVVVIRALGVPPLSWIARAVTSPARSLRTEALGLVFDSPFGVAAGFDKDVTAVRGLDALGFGHVEVGTITAVPQDGNPRPRLFRLIPDRAVINRMGFNNGGAEAAHGRLARLRRRPRRAIVGVNIGKSRVVDVADATADYLRSATLLAPLADYLVVNVSSPNTPGLRGLQAVQTLRPLLEAVRDAAGRTPLLVKIAPDLPDDEVEEISRLAVEVGLAGLVATNTTLSRTGLRTDASVVEAAGAGGLSGAPLRARALEVLRLVRGVVPADFCVISVGGVDTADDVRERLEAGADLVQGYTAFLYRGPLWARQINRGLAVRRGVRRA from the coding sequence ATGTATCCCCTCCTCTTCCGCACCGTCCTCGCGCGCCTCGACCCCGAGACCGCGCACCACGCGGCTGTCGTGGTGATCCGCGCGCTCGGGGTGCCGCCGCTGTCATGGATCGCCCGTGCCGTCACCTCACCGGCGCGGTCGCTGCGCACCGAGGCCCTGGGCCTCGTCTTCGACTCGCCGTTCGGCGTGGCCGCCGGGTTCGACAAGGACGTGACAGCCGTGCGCGGCCTCGACGCGCTGGGCTTCGGCCATGTCGAGGTGGGCACCATCACCGCCGTGCCACAGGACGGCAACCCGCGCCCTCGTCTGTTCCGCCTCATCCCCGATCGCGCGGTGATCAACAGGATGGGCTTCAACAACGGGGGAGCGGAGGCCGCCCACGGCCGCCTCGCCCGTCTGCGACGCCGGCCGCGGCGTGCGATCGTCGGCGTGAACATCGGCAAGAGCCGCGTGGTGGACGTCGCCGACGCGACTGCGGACTACCTCCGCAGCGCGACGCTGCTCGCGCCGCTCGCGGACTACCTCGTGGTCAACGTCTCCTCCCCGAACACCCCGGGGCTGCGGGGCCTGCAGGCGGTGCAGACCCTGCGCCCCCTGCTGGAGGCGGTGCGGGATGCCGCGGGGCGGACTCCGCTGCTGGTGAAGATCGCCCCCGACCTGCCCGACGACGAGGTGGAGGAGATCTCTCGTCTCGCGGTGGAGGTGGGCCTCGCCGGGCTCGTGGCGACCAACACCACCCTGTCGCGCACCGGTCTGCGCACCGATGCGTCCGTGGTCGAGGCCGCCGGTGCGGGCGGACTGTCGGGAGCGCCGCTGCGCGCCCGCGCCCTGGAGGTGCTGCGGCTCGTCCGCGGCGTCGTGCCGGCGGACTTCTGCGTCATCTCTGTCGGCGGTGTCGACACGGCCGACGACGTCCGCGAGCGGCTCGAGGCCGGCGCCGACCTCGTCCAGGGATACACGGCGTTCCTCTACCGCGGCCCGCTGTGGGCGCGACAGATCAACCGCGGCCTGGCCGTCAGGCGGGGCGTCCGCCGCGCCTGA
- a CDS encoding DUF3043 domain-containing protein — MAKTPAAPAPSDAPSDGTALNGVPVGGSGKGRATPSRAEQEAARRRPLVADTKEAKARARSEMAAQREKARLGMAAGDDKFLPVRDKGPQRRFIRDLVDSGWHLGEAVMPAMVLVIVATFIPYPPVQYYAFIVLWIFILFVIGDMIITSIRAKRAARAKFGEERTERGLGWYAAMRTIQMRFMRLPKPQVRRGGRPA, encoded by the coding sequence GTGGCCAAGACCCCCGCAGCCCCCGCGCCCAGCGACGCCCCCTCGGACGGCACCGCCCTCAACGGCGTTCCCGTCGGCGGATCGGGCAAGGGCCGCGCCACGCCGAGCCGTGCGGAGCAGGAGGCGGCCCGCCGTCGTCCGCTCGTCGCCGACACCAAGGAGGCGAAGGCCCGCGCCCGCTCCGAGATGGCGGCGCAGCGCGAGAAGGCCCGCCTGGGCATGGCAGCCGGCGATGACAAGTTCCTCCCGGTGCGCGACAAGGGTCCGCAGCGCCGGTTCATCCGCGATCTGGTCGACTCCGGCTGGCACCTGGGCGAGGCGGTCATGCCGGCGATGGTGCTCGTGATCGTCGCGACGTTCATCCCCTACCCGCCTGTGCAGTACTACGCGTTCATCGTGCTGTGGATCTTCATCCTGTTCGTCATCGGCGACATGATCATCACGTCGATCCGCGCCAAGCGCGCCGCGCGGGCGAAGTTCGGGGAAGAGCGCACCGAGCGGGGCCTCGGATGGTACGCCGCGATGCGCACCATCCAGATGCGCTTCATGCGCCTGCCGAAGCCGCAGGTCAGGCGCGGCGGACGCCCCGCCTGA
- a CDS encoding dipeptidase, with amino-acid sequence MSSDLSRTESVRDAATSGIPAALADLGALVRIPSIAWPSFDQTQLGRSAEAIAALVRDTGVFESVEIKTAAIPGTDEQGQPAILATRAARNGRPTVLLYAHHDVQPPGDEALWETPPFEPTVRDGRLYGRGAADDKAGVMAHVAAVRALREALGDDFDLGVALFIEGEEEYGSRSFAGFLADNADALRSDVIVVADSGNWDSRTPAVTVSLRGNARFTLTVRTLDHASHSGMFGGAVPDAMLATIRLLDSLWNEDGSVAVAGMTERDAATPEYTEATLREEAGLPDGVQPIGGGSILSRIWNKPAITVIGIDATTVAAASNALAPSMSVVVSARVAPGQSAREAYEAMETHLRAHAPFGAQLEFSDLDLGDGFLVDTSGWAVSAVRDALHAGYGVEPVDIGVGGSIPFISDLVREFPGAQILVTGVEDPHSRAHSPNESLHLDTFRAAVLSEALLLADLDARTL; translated from the coding sequence ATGAGCTCCGACCTGTCCCGAACCGAATCCGTGCGGGATGCCGCCACCTCCGGCATCCCCGCAGCACTCGCCGATCTCGGGGCTCTGGTGAGGATCCCCTCCATCGCGTGGCCCTCCTTCGACCAGACCCAGCTGGGTCGCAGCGCCGAGGCGATCGCGGCCCTCGTGCGCGACACCGGCGTCTTCGAGAGCGTCGAGATCAAGACCGCAGCGATCCCGGGCACCGACGAGCAGGGTCAGCCGGCCATCCTGGCGACGCGCGCCGCGCGCAACGGTCGCCCGACCGTGCTGCTCTACGCGCACCACGACGTGCAGCCCCCCGGCGACGAGGCCCTGTGGGAGACGCCGCCCTTCGAGCCCACCGTCCGCGACGGCCGGCTGTACGGCCGCGGCGCCGCCGACGACAAGGCGGGAGTCATGGCGCACGTCGCCGCCGTGCGCGCGCTGCGCGAGGCGCTCGGCGACGACTTCGACCTGGGCGTGGCGCTCTTCATCGAAGGGGAGGAGGAGTACGGCTCGCGCTCCTTCGCCGGCTTCCTCGCGGACAACGCCGACGCGCTGCGGTCCGACGTGATCGTCGTCGCCGACTCGGGCAACTGGGATTCGCGCACGCCGGCGGTGACCGTCTCACTCCGCGGCAACGCGCGCTTCACCCTCACCGTCCGCACCCTCGACCACGCCTCGCACTCCGGCATGTTCGGCGGAGCGGTGCCCGATGCGATGCTCGCGACGATCCGCCTGCTCGACAGCCTCTGGAACGAGGACGGCTCGGTCGCCGTCGCCGGCATGACGGAGCGGGATGCCGCGACCCCCGAGTACACGGAGGCCACGCTCCGCGAGGAGGCCGGACTGCCCGACGGCGTGCAGCCGATCGGCGGAGGCAGCATCCTCAGCCGCATCTGGAACAAGCCGGCGATCACGGTGATCGGCATCGACGCGACGACGGTGGCCGCGGCATCCAACGCCCTCGCGCCCAGCATGTCCGTCGTCGTCAGCGCCCGCGTCGCCCCCGGGCAGAGCGCCCGCGAGGCGTACGAGGCGATGGAGACGCATCTGCGCGCGCACGCCCCGTTCGGCGCGCAGCTCGAGTTCAGCGACCTCGACCTCGGCGACGGCTTCCTCGTCGACACCTCCGGCTGGGCGGTGTCGGCCGTCCGTGACGCCCTGCACGCCGGCTACGGCGTGGAGCCGGTCGACATCGGCGTGGGCGGGTCCATCCCGTTCATCTCCGATCTCGTCCGGGAGTTCCCGGGGGCGCAGATCCTCGTCACGGGGGTGGAGGACCCGCACTCGCGCGCGCACAGCCCCAACGAATCGCTGCACCTCGACACGTTCCGTGCGGCGGTCCTCTCCGAGGCGCTGCTGCTCGCCGACCTCGACGCGCGGACGCTCTGA
- a CDS encoding HesB/IscA family protein, giving the protein MTDTALSTDQIARAHGVLLSDAAAGKVKSLLGQEGRDDLRLRVAVQPGGCSGLIYQLYFDERFLDGDVAVDFDGVEVVVDEMSVPYLDGATIDFKDTISEQGFTIDNPNAAGSCACGDSFH; this is encoded by the coding sequence ATGACCGACACCGCACTGTCGACCGACCAGATCGCGCGCGCACACGGCGTGCTGCTCAGTGATGCCGCCGCCGGCAAGGTGAAGAGCCTGCTCGGCCAGGAGGGTCGCGATGACCTCCGCCTGCGCGTCGCCGTGCAGCCGGGTGGATGCTCGGGCCTGATCTACCAGCTGTACTTCGACGAGCGCTTCCTCGACGGCGACGTCGCCGTGGACTTCGACGGTGTCGAGGTCGTCGTCGACGAGATGAGCGTCCCGTACCTCGACGGCGCCACCATCGACTTCAAGGACACGATCTCGGAGCAGGGCTTCACGATCGACAACCCGAACGCCGCGGGCAGCTGCGCCTGCGGCGACAGCTTCCACTGA
- the coxB gene encoding cytochrome c oxidase subunit II: MPSKRRIRWAVLPVGIATAVVLAGCTPTELNGFLPGFQEDGSQATNHTAMVSGLWVNSWIVLLAVGVITWGLILFAAFAYRRRKGQSGLPVQLRYNMPIEIFYTIVPLILVIGFFAFTARDQTILETQTENPDVSITAIGKQWAWDFQYNGEDADNEDAVWTMGVQAVPTASGDVDQAALPTLYLPVNKTVKINLQSRDVIHSFWIIDFLYKKDMYIGRENYWSFTPTREGTYAGKCAELCGEFHSAMLFNVKVVSESEYDDYLASLRAAGNTGDISQAYSRLGNLPGTGATNSEEGK, translated from the coding sequence GTGCCGTCGAAACGCCGCATCCGCTGGGCTGTTCTCCCCGTCGGGATCGCAACGGCCGTCGTCCTCGCCGGGTGCACCCCGACAGAGCTGAACGGCTTCCTGCCGGGCTTCCAGGAAGACGGTTCGCAGGCCACGAACCACACCGCGATGGTGTCGGGTCTGTGGGTCAACTCCTGGATCGTCCTGCTCGCGGTCGGCGTGATCACGTGGGGTCTGATCCTCTTCGCCGCGTTCGCGTACCGGCGTCGCAAGGGGCAGTCCGGCCTTCCGGTGCAGCTCCGCTACAACATGCCGATCGAGATCTTCTACACGATCGTGCCGCTCATCCTCGTCATCGGGTTCTTCGCCTTCACCGCGCGTGACCAGACGATCCTCGAGACGCAGACCGAGAACCCCGACGTGTCGATCACGGCCATCGGGAAGCAGTGGGCCTGGGACTTCCAGTACAACGGCGAGGACGCCGACAACGAGGACGCCGTGTGGACCATGGGCGTCCAGGCCGTCCCGACCGCCAGCGGCGACGTCGACCAGGCGGCCCTGCCGACCCTGTACCTCCCGGTCAACAAGACGGTGAAGATCAACCTCCAGTCGCGCGACGTGATCCACTCGTTCTGGATCATCGACTTCCTGTACAAGAAGGACATGTACATCGGGCGCGAGAACTACTGGTCCTTCACGCCGACCCGCGAGGGCACCTACGCCGGCAAGTGCGCCGAGCTCTGCGGCGAGTTCCACTCGGCGATGCTCTTCAACGTGAAGGTCGTCAGCGAGTCGGAGTACGACGACTACCTGGCGTCGCTCCGCGCCGCGGGAAACACCGGAGACATCTCACAGGCCTACAGCCGGCTCGGCAACCTGCCCGGCACCGGGGCCACGAACAGCGAAGAAGGTAAGTGA